A window of Juglans regia cultivar Chandler chromosome 7, Walnut 2.0, whole genome shotgun sequence contains these coding sequences:
- the LOC109013072 gene encoding golgin subfamily B member 1 isoform X1 — MKKFFFFKSSASCNGNNNGFPPASTDKQVYWEKPLESGVRSQNNDKAENSFRSPRPLFPKSQKQASDCQSSNTGSDLRRSRSLSSAAFGDGPGQTDFSCLNDRNRSPSSNTSSALHQQRDHLSRGRTFTPERQHKTKQFEEPAFQNVHRSERPGSSRTYNDSSSISSSNISGKIVDRYIDGEQQQERSRTNNSSQKNYAGHNGRLSPRVHYAAPTSPADSIKEKPRACSFREFKSSRLRFSHKDWAENGFGHESPRRLAKNVIERLSQSNGFPKTVSKEFDAPITIEDIYGRSLDGCFSSSSDVAVQKSSLLDELHETVNEYHVEDNSGFQRWNQFHGGISEDVNSDEIEDDIDAELQRRSREAEERVMLLSGELEHESFIQDGEFDASMLIQTIRNLTEQRINLALEVSSLLQSQMAERASAREELRCANAELESQTRRLEKEKNELQSGLEKELDRRSSDWSFKLEKFQSEEQRLRERVRELAEHNVSLQREVSSFNERERESRIAVTNSEQQLKDLSTEVKEIKEENQVLQQKLSEFQEKYRAAEEDRVFIQNNFKEKEKECKGLHRSVTRLLRTCCEQEKTIDGLREGFSEKLGGNQPVEKSDKHVAKLQTEQMRLTGVELALRRELESCRLEVDSLRHENMNLLNRLKGNGKESIALTFRLDKELWTCICCLQNQGLSMLNESTHLCSKMLEFIKGKAVQHLPDGKQCVEVIKNGLDSQFVIETEVKVQGFKRGTENLARSLQMMSTLLHEKSISSASKLQPQCVDADGSVTPNDQTSEDAIRSELKAEALLTSLLREKLYSKELEVEQLQAELATAVRGNDMLRFEVQNAIDNLSFVTHKLKDLELQMLKKDENINQLENNLEKSLKELTIMRGILPKVSEERDLIWEEVKQYSEKNMLLNSEVRALKKKIEALDEDVLLKEGQITILKDAIGKKPFDLLASPDSLQDFLLE, encoded by the exons ATGaagaagtttttctttttcaaatcatcTGCATCTTGCAATGGAAACAACAATGGGTTTCCTCCAGCATCAACAGATAAGCAAGTTTATTGGGAGAAACCATTGGAAAGTGGCGTGAGAAGTCAAAATAATGACAAAGCGGAGAATAGTTTTAGGAGTCCTAGGCCATTGTTTCCCAAATCTCAAAAGCAAGCATCTGATTGCCAGAGCTCCAATACCGGTTCAGATCTTAGAAGGAGCCGCTCATTGTCATCAGCTGCCTTCGGTGATGGGCCAGGACAAACTGATTTTTCTTGCTTGAATGATCGAAATAGATCTCCTTCTAGTAATACCAGCAGTGCTCTACATCAGCAACGTGATCATTTATCTCG TGGTCGGACTTTTACTCCTGAGAGGCAACACAAGACAAAACAATTCGAAGAGCCAGCTTTTCAAAATGTACACAGATCAGAGAGGCCTGGTTCTTCTAGAACCTATAATGACTCGTCATCTATTAGCTCTAGTAATATTTCAGGTAAGATTGTGGACCGCTACATTGATGGAGAGCAGCAGCAGGAAAGAAGCAGGACCAATAACAgttctcagaaaaattatgctGGACATAATGGGAGGCTTTCCCCACGGGTTCATTATGCAGCACCTACTTCACCAGCAGATAGCATCAAAGAAAAACCAAGGGCTTGTTCATTTAGGGAATTTAAAAGTTCCCGTCTTCGGTTCTCACATAAAGATTGGGCAGAAAATGGATTTGGGCATGAATCTCCAAGGAGACTTGCGAAGAATGTTATTGAGAGACTCTCCCAGTCtaatggtttccccaaaacaGTTTCAAAGGAGTTTGATGCTCCAATTACGATTGAGGATATTTATGGTAGATCCTTGGATGGCTGCTTCAGTTCAAGCTCGGATGTGGCTGTCCAAAAAAGTTCTCTTTTGGATGAACTGCATGAAACAGTTAACGAGTATCACGTAGAGGATAACTCAGGATTCCAAAGATGGAACCAATTTCATGGTGGAATTAGTGAAGATGTGAATTCTGATGAAATCGAAGATGACATTGATGCAGAACTACAAAGAAGATCCAGAGAAGCAGAGGAGAGGGTCATGCTTCTTTCTGGAGAACTTGAGCACGAAAGCTTTATTCAAGATGGTGAGTTTGATGCATCAATGTTGATTCAAACAATTAGAAACCTAACAGAGCAGAGGATAAACTTAGCACTTGAGGTTTCAAGCCTTTTACAGTCACAAATGGCTGAGAGGGCTTCCGCAAGGGAAGAACTCAGATGTGCAAATGCAGAATTGGAGTCTCAAACCCGAAGACTCGAGAAGGAGAAGAATGAGTTGCAGTCCGGACTGGAAAAGGAGTTAGATAGAAGGTCGAGTGACTGGTCATTCAAGCTTGAGAAATTTCAGTCAGAAGAGCAGAGGCTTCGTGAGCGAGTTAGAGAGCTTGCAGAGCATAATGTCTCACTTCAAAGGGAAGTTTCTTCTTttaatgagagagaaagagagagcaggATCGCAGTGACAAATTCCGAGCAGCAACTTAAGGACCTGAGTACAGAGGTGAAGgaaataaaagaggaaaaccAAGTTTTACAACAGAAGCTCTCTGAATTTCAAGAGAAGTATAGAGCAGCAGAAGAAGATCGGGTCTTCATCCAAAACAATTTTaaagagaaggagaaagaaTGCAAAGGGTTGCATAGATCTGTTACAAGATTACTAAGGACTTGCTGTGAACAAGAGAAGACAATTGATGGCTTGCGAGAAGGCTTTAGCGAAAAACTTGGGGGGAATCAACCGGTGGAGAAGTCTGATAAGCATGTGGCTAAATTACAGACAGAACAAATGAGGTTGACAGGGGTAGAACTTGCTTTGAGAAGGGAATTAGAATCTTGTAGGCTTGAAGTTGATTCTCTTCGACATGAGAATATGAACTTATTAAACCGCTTAAAAGGTAATGGGAAAGAAAGTATTGCTTTAACTTTCAGGCTAGATAAGGAGTTGTGGACCTGCATCTGTTGCTTACAGAATCAAGGGCTATCAATGCTAAATGAGAGCACCCATTTATGTTCAAAGATGTTGGAATTCATTAAAGGGAAAGCAGTCCAACATCTACCAGATGGTAAGCAGTGTGTGGAAGTTATCAAGAATGGTTTGGATTCACAATTCGTTATTGAAACTGAGGTGAAAGTTCAGGGATTTAAGCGGGGAACTGAGAACCTAGCAAGGAGTTTGCAGATGATGTCTACTTTGTTGCATGAGAAGTCCATTTCATCTGCTTCTAAATTACAGCCACAGTGTGTCGATGCTGATGGATCAGTGACACCAAATGATCAAACTTCAGAG GATGCTATAAGATCTGAGCTTAAAGCAGAAGCTTTGCTGACCAGTCTGTTAAGAGAGAAACTTTATTCTAAAGAGCTGGAAGTTGAGCAGTTGCAAGCTGAACTAGCGACAGCAGTAAGAGGCAATGATATGCTCAGGTTTGAAGTTCAAAATGCAATAGATAACCTTTCCTTTGTCACTCACAAGTTGAAGGATCTTGAACTTCAG ATGCTGAAGAAGGATGAAAACATAAACCAGCTTGAAAATAACCTCGAAAAATCTCTGAAGGAATTAACGATTATGAGAGGGATATTACCGAAAGTTTCAGAGGAGAGAGATTTGATTTGGGAGGAAGTGAAGCAATACAGCGAGAAGAACATGCTATTGAACTCTGAGGTTAGGgcattgaagaagaagatagaggCACTTGATGAGGACGTACTTCTGAAGGAAGGTCAGATCACAATCCTGAAAGACGCCATAGGGAAAAAACCTTTTGACCTTCTTGCCAGCCCTGACTCTTTGCAAGATTTTCTGCTGGAATGA
- the LOC109013072 gene encoding golgin subfamily B member 1 isoform X2 has protein sequence MIEIDLLLVIPAVLYISNVIIYLGESASGRTFTPERQHKTKQFEEPAFQNVHRSERPGSSRTYNDSSSISSSNISGKIVDRYIDGEQQQERSRTNNSSQKNYAGHNGRLSPRVHYAAPTSPADSIKEKPRACSFREFKSSRLRFSHKDWAENGFGHESPRRLAKNVIERLSQSNGFPKTVSKEFDAPITIEDIYGRSLDGCFSSSSDVAVQKSSLLDELHETVNEYHVEDNSGFQRWNQFHGGISEDVNSDEIEDDIDAELQRRSREAEERVMLLSGELEHESFIQDGEFDASMLIQTIRNLTEQRINLALEVSSLLQSQMAERASAREELRCANAELESQTRRLEKEKNELQSGLEKELDRRSSDWSFKLEKFQSEEQRLRERVRELAEHNVSLQREVSSFNERERESRIAVTNSEQQLKDLSTEVKEIKEENQVLQQKLSEFQEKYRAAEEDRVFIQNNFKEKEKECKGLHRSVTRLLRTCCEQEKTIDGLREGFSEKLGGNQPVEKSDKHVAKLQTEQMRLTGVELALRRELESCRLEVDSLRHENMNLLNRLKGNGKESIALTFRLDKELWTCICCLQNQGLSMLNESTHLCSKMLEFIKGKAVQHLPDGKQCVEVIKNGLDSQFVIETEVKVQGFKRGTENLARSLQMMSTLLHEKSISSASKLQPQCVDADGSVTPNDQTSEDAIRSELKAEALLTSLLREKLYSKELEVEQLQAELATAVRGNDMLRFEVQNAIDNLSFVTHKLKDLELQMLKKDENINQLENNLEKSLKELTIMRGILPKVSEERDLIWEEVKQYSEKNMLLNSEVRALKKKIEALDEDVLLKEGQITILKDAIGKKPFDLLASPDSLQDFLLE, from the exons ATGATCGAAATAGATCTCCTTCTAGTAATACCAGCAGTGCTCTACATCAGCAACGTGATCATTTATCTCGGTGAGTCTGCTAG TGGTCGGACTTTTACTCCTGAGAGGCAACACAAGACAAAACAATTCGAAGAGCCAGCTTTTCAAAATGTACACAGATCAGAGAGGCCTGGTTCTTCTAGAACCTATAATGACTCGTCATCTATTAGCTCTAGTAATATTTCAGGTAAGATTGTGGACCGCTACATTGATGGAGAGCAGCAGCAGGAAAGAAGCAGGACCAATAACAgttctcagaaaaattatgctGGACATAATGGGAGGCTTTCCCCACGGGTTCATTATGCAGCACCTACTTCACCAGCAGATAGCATCAAAGAAAAACCAAGGGCTTGTTCATTTAGGGAATTTAAAAGTTCCCGTCTTCGGTTCTCACATAAAGATTGGGCAGAAAATGGATTTGGGCATGAATCTCCAAGGAGACTTGCGAAGAATGTTATTGAGAGACTCTCCCAGTCtaatggtttccccaaaacaGTTTCAAAGGAGTTTGATGCTCCAATTACGATTGAGGATATTTATGGTAGATCCTTGGATGGCTGCTTCAGTTCAAGCTCGGATGTGGCTGTCCAAAAAAGTTCTCTTTTGGATGAACTGCATGAAACAGTTAACGAGTATCACGTAGAGGATAACTCAGGATTCCAAAGATGGAACCAATTTCATGGTGGAATTAGTGAAGATGTGAATTCTGATGAAATCGAAGATGACATTGATGCAGAACTACAAAGAAGATCCAGAGAAGCAGAGGAGAGGGTCATGCTTCTTTCTGGAGAACTTGAGCACGAAAGCTTTATTCAAGATGGTGAGTTTGATGCATCAATGTTGATTCAAACAATTAGAAACCTAACAGAGCAGAGGATAAACTTAGCACTTGAGGTTTCAAGCCTTTTACAGTCACAAATGGCTGAGAGGGCTTCCGCAAGGGAAGAACTCAGATGTGCAAATGCAGAATTGGAGTCTCAAACCCGAAGACTCGAGAAGGAGAAGAATGAGTTGCAGTCCGGACTGGAAAAGGAGTTAGATAGAAGGTCGAGTGACTGGTCATTCAAGCTTGAGAAATTTCAGTCAGAAGAGCAGAGGCTTCGTGAGCGAGTTAGAGAGCTTGCAGAGCATAATGTCTCACTTCAAAGGGAAGTTTCTTCTTttaatgagagagaaagagagagcaggATCGCAGTGACAAATTCCGAGCAGCAACTTAAGGACCTGAGTACAGAGGTGAAGgaaataaaagaggaaaaccAAGTTTTACAACAGAAGCTCTCTGAATTTCAAGAGAAGTATAGAGCAGCAGAAGAAGATCGGGTCTTCATCCAAAACAATTTTaaagagaaggagaaagaaTGCAAAGGGTTGCATAGATCTGTTACAAGATTACTAAGGACTTGCTGTGAACAAGAGAAGACAATTGATGGCTTGCGAGAAGGCTTTAGCGAAAAACTTGGGGGGAATCAACCGGTGGAGAAGTCTGATAAGCATGTGGCTAAATTACAGACAGAACAAATGAGGTTGACAGGGGTAGAACTTGCTTTGAGAAGGGAATTAGAATCTTGTAGGCTTGAAGTTGATTCTCTTCGACATGAGAATATGAACTTATTAAACCGCTTAAAAGGTAATGGGAAAGAAAGTATTGCTTTAACTTTCAGGCTAGATAAGGAGTTGTGGACCTGCATCTGTTGCTTACAGAATCAAGGGCTATCAATGCTAAATGAGAGCACCCATTTATGTTCAAAGATGTTGGAATTCATTAAAGGGAAAGCAGTCCAACATCTACCAGATGGTAAGCAGTGTGTGGAAGTTATCAAGAATGGTTTGGATTCACAATTCGTTATTGAAACTGAGGTGAAAGTTCAGGGATTTAAGCGGGGAACTGAGAACCTAGCAAGGAGTTTGCAGATGATGTCTACTTTGTTGCATGAGAAGTCCATTTCATCTGCTTCTAAATTACAGCCACAGTGTGTCGATGCTGATGGATCAGTGACACCAAATGATCAAACTTCAGAG GATGCTATAAGATCTGAGCTTAAAGCAGAAGCTTTGCTGACCAGTCTGTTAAGAGAGAAACTTTATTCTAAAGAGCTGGAAGTTGAGCAGTTGCAAGCTGAACTAGCGACAGCAGTAAGAGGCAATGATATGCTCAGGTTTGAAGTTCAAAATGCAATAGATAACCTTTCCTTTGTCACTCACAAGTTGAAGGATCTTGAACTTCAG ATGCTGAAGAAGGATGAAAACATAAACCAGCTTGAAAATAACCTCGAAAAATCTCTGAAGGAATTAACGATTATGAGAGGGATATTACCGAAAGTTTCAGAGGAGAGAGATTTGATTTGGGAGGAAGTGAAGCAATACAGCGAGAAGAACATGCTATTGAACTCTGAGGTTAGGgcattgaagaagaagatagaggCACTTGATGAGGACGTACTTCTGAAGGAAGGTCAGATCACAATCCTGAAAGACGCCATAGGGAAAAAACCTTTTGACCTTCTTGCCAGCCCTGACTCTTTGCAAGATTTTCTGCTGGAATGA